One genomic region from Actinocatenispora thailandica encodes:
- a CDS encoding mannosyltransferase family protein: protein MWWLYLLSRAGIWIVAYCTRWLFPADAGARDAGPVLGPFQHWDWDFYLKIARDGYFPGFVGPWQVDWDNREAFLPGLPLLLRATHEVVPNWTLSGLLISFVAGAVAVFSLARIAELQLPDPRIGRRTVLFFVLSPCAIFLFVGYTESLFLAFALPAWLAAQRRNWPLAAALAALASTVRISGLFLAAAIALHFALVTRGRRWRAAPWLALPVLPLAGYTWYLQVHTGDWMAWQHAQERGWGRTFHAPGRRGPTPGTRRSPTPRPPSSRSCSRASCWRCWWAWSSRACWSHDAAGPRRPTSA, encoded by the coding sequence GTGTGGTGGCTGTACCTGCTGAGCCGGGCAGGGATCTGGATCGTCGCCTACTGCACCCGGTGGCTGTTTCCGGCCGATGCGGGGGCCCGCGACGCCGGGCCGGTCCTCGGCCCCTTCCAGCACTGGGACTGGGATTTCTACCTGAAAATAGCGCGAGACGGCTACTTCCCCGGGTTCGTCGGGCCCTGGCAGGTCGACTGGGACAACCGGGAGGCGTTCCTCCCCGGCCTGCCGCTGCTGCTTCGGGCGACACACGAAGTCGTCCCGAACTGGACGCTGTCCGGGCTGCTGATCTCCTTCGTCGCCGGTGCCGTCGCGGTGTTCTCGCTGGCGCGCATCGCCGAACTCCAGCTGCCCGACCCGCGCATCGGCCGCCGCACCGTGCTGTTCTTCGTCCTCTCCCCGTGCGCGATCTTCCTGTTCGTCGGTTACACGGAGTCGTTGTTCCTCGCCTTCGCGCTGCCGGCCTGGCTCGCCGCGCAGCGGCGCAACTGGCCGCTGGCCGCGGCACTGGCGGCGCTCGCCTCGACGGTACGCATCAGTGGGCTGTTCCTGGCCGCCGCGATCGCGCTGCACTTCGCCCTGGTCACCCGGGGCAGGCGGTGGCGCGCGGCACCGTGGTTGGCCCTCCCGGTCCTCCCGCTGGCCGGCTACACCTGGTACCTGCAGGTGCACACCGGTGACTGGATGGCGTGGCAGCACGCGCAGGAACGCGGCTGGGGCCGTACGTTTCACGCCCCTGGCAGGCGTGGACCAACACCTGGCACGCGGCGTTCGCCCACACCCAGACCACCCAGTTCGCGTTCATGTTCTCGGGCGAGCTGCTGGCGATGCTGGTGGGCCTGGTCGTCACGGGCCTGCTGGTCGCACGACGCCGCTGGCCCGAGGCGGCCTACGTCGGCCTGA
- a CDS encoding SigE family RNA polymerase sigma factor, producing MTVEEFEQFYAQAVARLVGQLYVMLGDLQEAQDVVQEAFVRGWSRRHQLDRDARPEAWIRTVAWRLAVSRWRFRRRSAEAWKRSGAGTHVEGPGPEQVMLVAALSGLPAQQRRTMTLHYVCDLTVEQIAGETGQSTSTVKTHLARGRLALADRMPDPRVQEDHDA from the coding sequence GTGACCGTCGAGGAGTTCGAGCAGTTCTACGCGCAGGCGGTCGCGAGGCTCGTCGGCCAGCTCTACGTGATGCTCGGTGACCTGCAGGAGGCGCAGGATGTCGTACAGGAGGCGTTCGTCCGCGGCTGGAGCCGGCGCCACCAGCTCGACCGGGACGCCCGGCCGGAGGCGTGGATCCGTACCGTCGCGTGGCGTCTGGCGGTGAGCAGGTGGCGGTTCCGGCGCCGTAGCGCCGAGGCGTGGAAGCGCAGCGGCGCCGGCACGCACGTCGAGGGCCCCGGCCCCGAGCAGGTGATGCTGGTCGCCGCGCTGAGTGGACTACCCGCGCAGCAGCGCCGCACGATGACCCTGCACTACGTCTGCGACCTGACGGTCGAGCAGATCGCCGGCGAGACCGGCCAGTCCACCAGCACCGTCAAGACACACCTCGCCCGGGGCCGGCTCGCGCTGGCCGACCGGATGCCGGATCCGCGGGTGCAGGAGGACCACGATGCCTGA